One window of the Terriglobales bacterium genome contains the following:
- a CDS encoding beta-xylosidase, protein MNSFSTELNIHSLNRIRLGLALCALVSSLFGQQAATIRVNAARKIGAFPPIYAFFGYDEANYTYTANGTKLIRELAELSKIPVHIRTHFLLATGDGTGGLKWGSTNAYTEDASGRPVYDWTIVDRIFDTYLNNGAKPFVEIGFMPQALSSHPDPYKPTWIPGAPNRDYASGWSYPPRDYNKWEELVYQWVRHSVEKYGREQVESWYWEVWNEPDIFYWHGTVDDYEKLYDYTAAGLKRALPTARIGGPAVTGPASPRAAAFLRHFLEHCDNGRNNATSQTGAPLDFITYHAKGHPSVVAGHVRMGMAQQTRDVDAGFQIVRSFAKFRDLPIVLSESDPEGCAACSARVYPPNAYRNGTLYPTYTAVMTKNILDLAAQEKANTTGMLTWAFEFEDQPYFDGFRTLATNGVDKPVLNIFRMLGLMTGDRVEAESNMRVPLDTILSDGVRSQPDIDALAVAGEHELSVLIWNYHDDEVSVPPIKVQLDLGGLPTNVERALVRQYRIDDTHSNAWTAWKRMGSPQQPTAEQYAALEEAGQLQQFDSPHWISLKLGAANLDLQLPRESLALIRVSW, encoded by the coding sequence TTGAACTCTTTTTCGACGGAGCTGAACATTCATTCTCTTAATCGCATTCGCCTGGGGCTGGCCCTATGTGCGCTCGTCTCTTCCCTTTTTGGGCAGCAGGCTGCGACCATTCGCGTGAATGCTGCCCGCAAGATCGGAGCTTTCCCGCCAATTTACGCTTTCTTTGGATACGACGAGGCGAACTATACCTACACCGCGAACGGCACGAAGCTGATTCGAGAGCTTGCGGAGTTAAGCAAGATTCCTGTGCACATCCGAACGCACTTTCTGCTCGCAACCGGAGACGGCACGGGAGGACTCAAGTGGGGATCGACGAATGCCTATACAGAAGATGCTTCCGGGCGTCCGGTCTATGACTGGACGATTGTCGATCGCATCTTCGATACATACCTGAACAATGGCGCGAAGCCGTTTGTCGAGATCGGCTTCATGCCGCAGGCTCTCTCGTCACACCCTGATCCGTATAAGCCCACTTGGATCCCCGGCGCTCCGAATCGGGACTACGCCAGCGGGTGGTCGTATCCGCCGCGCGATTACAACAAATGGGAAGAGTTGGTTTACCAATGGGTGCGCCACAGCGTGGAGAAGTACGGGCGCGAGCAGGTCGAGTCGTGGTACTGGGAGGTGTGGAACGAGCCCGACATCTTCTATTGGCATGGCACGGTTGATGACTACGAGAAGCTTTACGACTACACCGCCGCAGGACTGAAACGTGCGCTGCCGACCGCGCGCATCGGCGGACCGGCAGTTACTGGACCGGCGAGTCCGCGCGCGGCTGCTTTTCTACGGCATTTCCTCGAGCACTGCGACAACGGCCGCAACAATGCTACGAGTCAGACAGGCGCTCCGCTGGACTTCATCACCTATCACGCCAAGGGACATCCGTCGGTTGTCGCCGGTCATGTGCGCATGGGCATGGCGCAGCAAACGCGCGATGTGGATGCCGGCTTTCAGATCGTTCGCTCCTTCGCGAAGTTCCGCGACCTGCCTATTGTGCTGAGCGAGTCCGACCCCGAAGGCTGCGCAGCATGCTCGGCGCGTGTTTATCCGCCGAATGCGTACCGAAATGGAACTCTCTATCCGACCTACACGGCGGTGATGACCAAAAACATTCTCGATCTCGCCGCACAGGAGAAGGCGAATACCACAGGAATGCTGACTTGGGCGTTCGAATTCGAAGATCAGCCGTATTTCGATGGATTCCGGACGCTCGCGACCAATGGCGTCGATAAACCTGTTCTGAACATCTTCCGCATGCTCGGCCTGATGACAGGCGATCGCGTCGAAGCCGAAAGCAACATGCGCGTGCCGCTGGACACAATTCTTTCGGACGGTGTCCGCAGCCAGCCGGATATAGATGCGCTGGCCGTAGCCGGAGAACATGAACTCTCAGTCCTGATTTGGAATTATCACGACGACGAAGTTTCTGTGCCGCCAATTAAAGTCCAACTAGATCTCGGCGGTCTGCCGACAAACGTGGAGCGCGCGCTGGTTCGGCAGTATCGGATTGACGACACTCACAGCAATGCCTGGACGGCATGGAAGAGGATGGGCTCTCCGCAACAACCAACCGCGGAGCAGTATGCAGCGTTGGAGGAAGCCGGTCAACTCCAGCAGTTCGATTCGCCGCATTGGATTTCATTGAAACTAGGAGCCGCAAACCTCGATCTTCAGCTACCGCGAGAATCGCTGGCTTTGATTCGAGTCAGCTGGTAA
- a CDS encoding division/cell wall cluster transcriptional repressor MraZ gives MFRGNHPTRVDEKGRLKVPAEFKRTIDESYGGGQFYITSRDGKVAEIYPFEEWQRIEEKLAKVSNFNPAKKKFLDRVNYYGQMVEIDNQGRLLIPQLLRDSADVKGEVLVFGNLTYLEVRNAEQFRKHLEANPITPEDEKTLADLGI, from the coding sequence ATGTTTCGCGGCAATCACCCAACGCGCGTGGACGAAAAGGGACGACTCAAGGTCCCTGCCGAGTTCAAGCGCACCATCGACGAGAGCTATGGTGGCGGGCAATTTTACATCACCAGCCGCGATGGGAAGGTTGCCGAGATATATCCCTTTGAGGAGTGGCAGCGGATCGAAGAGAAGCTGGCGAAGGTTTCAAACTTCAATCCGGCCAAGAAAAAGTTTCTCGACCGAGTCAATTACTACGGGCAGATGGTCGAGATCGATAACCAGGGGAGATTGCTGATTCCGCAGTTGCTGCGCGATTCGGCGGATGTGAAAGGGGAAGTGCTGGTCTTCGGGAACCTGACGTACCTGGAAGTTCGGAACGCTGAACAGTTCCGCAAGCACCTCGAAGCCAACCCGATCACTCCAGAGGATGAAAAGACACTCGCTGATCTGGGTATCTAG
- a CDS encoding sugar phosphate isomerase/epimerase encodes MFTRRTFLAALAASPLLAFAREHAADIKVGVCTRDFNNAARYGFDYIEPGAADIAAMSDDDFNDYSTELLASPLRCRSLNSLIRRPDLKVVGNDVSLSAVSDYLEPCFARCKKLGASVVVWGSAGSRNVPDGFSRDKAWEQIATYLHMAGDLAKRHDLIVAIEPLRHQESNILNTGAEAHKMVRTVKHPNVRMIIDYYHMRVENEDPRIVETAKHDIVHLHFANPHGRVWPHDLSEDEEYKKFFRYLGDIRYSGGISVEGKGSFDADGTATRAFFREAVKLA; translated from the coding sequence ATGTTCACCCGTCGCACTTTCCTTGCCGCTCTCGCTGCTTCGCCCCTCCTTGCTTTCGCGCGTGAGCACGCGGCCGACATTAAAGTCGGTGTGTGTACTCGCGACTTTAACAATGCCGCAAGGTATGGTTTCGATTACATCGAACCTGGTGCGGCTGACATCGCCGCCATGAGCGATGACGACTTTAACGATTATTCGACCGAGCTGCTCGCGTCACCTCTTCGTTGTCGCTCGCTGAACAGTCTGATACGCCGTCCCGATTTGAAAGTGGTTGGGAACGATGTTTCTCTCTCGGCTGTCAGCGATTACTTGGAGCCGTGTTTCGCGCGTTGCAAGAAATTGGGCGCATCAGTCGTCGTGTGGGGCAGCGCGGGATCGCGCAATGTTCCTGACGGATTTTCTCGCGATAAAGCATGGGAGCAGATTGCCACGTATCTGCACATGGCCGGCGATCTGGCCAAGCGCCACGACTTGATCGTTGCCATCGAACCGCTGCGCCACCAAGAAAGCAACATCCTGAACACCGGCGCCGAGGCGCACAAGATGGTGCGCACGGTGAAGCATCCGAATGTGCGCATGATCATCGACTACTACCATATGCGCGTGGAAAACGAAGACCCACGCATTGTCGAAACCGCCAAGCACGACATCGTGCATCTGCACTTTGCCAATCCGCATGGACGCGTGTGGCCGCACGATCTAAGTGAAGACGAGGAGTACAAGAAGTTCTTCCGCTATCTCGGCGACATTCGCTACTCGGGTGGAATTTCCGTTGAGGGCAAAGGCTCGTTCGATGCGGACGGCACGGCGACGCGGGCGTTCTTTCGGGAAGCTGTGAAGCTGGCGTAA
- a CDS encoding sugar phosphate isomerase/epimerase encodes MNLTRRSILKSAALTAACTAIRPMFSFAQAPAGNDDKQFHGLRVGACSYSVRAFPLAEALQDIKRLGVHYVSLKDVHLPLSSTPDQRKQVKQQAEDMGLTITSCGVIYLKDDEASMHQAFDYVRDLGASIAVIGVTHEQLPTLDKVIRDYDLKAAIHNHGPNDKRFPSPLQVYDAIKGLDKRIGVCMDIGHTFRMHEDIVDDIKRTFDRLYSMHFKDLESDHVDAKGVPVGTGVMPIIGILRELVRSNYKGEVQLEYEVEAKDPVPGMAESFGYMRGVLQTIS; translated from the coding sequence ATGAACCTGACCCGACGTTCAATTCTGAAATCCGCGGCGCTCACCGCAGCTTGCACCGCGATTCGGCCGATGTTCTCTTTCGCTCAAGCTCCAGCAGGAAATGATGATAAGCAGTTCCACGGATTGCGCGTAGGAGCATGTTCCTACTCGGTGCGTGCCTTTCCCCTTGCGGAAGCTTTGCAGGACATCAAGCGTCTGGGCGTGCATTATGTTTCGTTGAAGGACGTTCATCTTCCACTATCTTCCACGCCCGATCAGCGCAAGCAGGTGAAGCAACAGGCCGAAGACATGGGTCTCACGATCACGAGTTGCGGCGTGATTTACCTGAAAGACGATGAAGCATCGATGCATCAGGCGTTCGATTATGTCCGCGATCTCGGAGCTTCGATAGCCGTGATTGGCGTGACTCACGAACAACTGCCAACGCTGGATAAGGTAATCCGCGACTACGATCTTAAGGCCGCGATTCACAATCACGGACCGAATGACAAAAGGTTTCCGTCTCCGCTGCAGGTGTACGACGCCATTAAAGGACTCGATAAGCGCATCGGCGTCTGCATGGATATCGGCCACACCTTCCGCATGCATGAAGACATCGTGGACGACATAAAGAGGACCTTCGACCGCCTTTACAGCATGCACTTTAAGGATCTCGAATCCGATCACGTCGACGCGAAAGGCGTGCCGGTAGGCACGGGAGTGATGCCGATCATCGGAATCCTGCGCGAATTGGTGCGCTCCAACTACAAAGGCGAAGTGCAGCTTGAATACGAGGTCGAAGCAAAAGATCCGGTTCCAGGAATGGCGGAGTCATTTGGGTACATGCGAGGAGTGTTGCAGACGATAAGTTAA
- a CDS encoding sulfatase-like hydrolase/transferase: protein MESSRRVSAASGVSRREFLRRSSVVAAAPLLTSQAEGQTRPNVILIISDQFRWDCVGANGRNPLNLTPNLDAMAAEGTNFANAITNQPVCGPSRACLFTGMYATRNGVWHNGLPLPPESETFAKAFRRAGYTANYVGKWHLAPENHKDPATLGPVPKQYRGGFDDFWEGCNVLELTSHPYEGTIWDSAGNPITFKDTYRVDFITDRVVRFLRQKPREPFLLVISYLEPHFQNDCNCFVAPKGYADRYRNSFIPRDLSFFPGDWQEQLPDYYGCVARVDENVGRLRQELASLGLTKHTVLAFLSDHGCHFRTRNAEYKRSGHESSVHVPLVMTGPGLDKGRTIKQLVGQIDVAPTLLEAAGIPAPSSIQGKNFLRLADEGDPNWRDEVFIQISESMTGRALRTPQWSYVVTEPDGKSHESASTYVEYQLYDLFADPHQLLNLAGRRETRDISAHLRERLLSRMKEAGEEPAQIVPAPLYP, encoded by the coding sequence ATGGAATCATCTCGGAGAGTAAGCGCAGCTTCCGGAGTCAGCCGTCGCGAGTTCTTGCGACGTTCCTCTGTCGTCGCTGCTGCGCCGCTGCTTACGTCGCAAGCAGAAGGGCAGACTCGGCCCAACGTAATTCTCATCATCTCCGACCAGTTTCGCTGGGATTGCGTGGGTGCTAACGGCCGCAATCCACTGAACCTCACCCCGAATCTCGATGCAATGGCTGCGGAGGGCACAAACTTCGCGAATGCGATCACGAACCAACCGGTGTGCGGGCCGTCTCGTGCATGTCTCTTCACCGGCATGTATGCGACCCGAAACGGTGTCTGGCACAACGGCCTGCCGCTTCCACCGGAGTCGGAAACGTTTGCAAAGGCATTCCGCCGGGCAGGCTACACAGCGAACTATGTAGGCAAATGGCATCTCGCTCCAGAAAACCATAAGGATCCAGCGACGCTCGGCCCAGTCCCAAAACAGTACCGGGGAGGCTTCGACGATTTCTGGGAAGGATGCAATGTGCTCGAGCTCACATCTCATCCTTATGAAGGCACGATCTGGGACTCCGCGGGAAATCCGATCACGTTTAAAGACACATATCGCGTCGATTTCATTACCGACCGTGTGGTGCGCTTCTTGCGACAAAAGCCGCGAGAGCCGTTTCTGCTTGTGATTTCCTACCTCGAGCCGCACTTCCAGAATGATTGCAACTGCTTCGTCGCTCCCAAGGGCTATGCAGATCGCTACAGAAATTCCTTTATCCCGCGCGACCTGTCATTCTTTCCCGGCGATTGGCAGGAGCAATTGCCTGACTACTATGGATGCGTCGCGCGCGTGGACGAGAACGTTGGACGCCTCCGTCAGGAACTCGCCTCGCTTGGACTTACAAAGCACACAGTGCTCGCATTCTTGAGCGACCACGGTTGCCATTTCCGTACACGCAATGCCGAGTACAAGCGCAGCGGTCACGAAAGCTCCGTTCATGTTCCGCTCGTGATGACTGGGCCCGGACTTGATAAGGGCCGGACCATAAAACAGCTCGTCGGGCAAATCGACGTTGCACCGACTCTGCTCGAAGCCGCAGGCATTCCGGCGCCAAGTTCCATTCAGGGAAAGAACTTTCTGCGACTTGCGGATGAAGGCGATCCAAATTGGCGGGACGAAGTCTTCATCCAGATCAGCGAATCCATGACCGGCCGCGCTTTGCGAACTCCGCAATGGAGCTACGTGGTAACCGAGCCCGACGGAAAATCACACGAGTCAGCCTCTACTTACGTTGAATATCAGCTCTATGATCTGTTCGCAGATCCGCATCAACTGTTAAATCTAGCCGGCCGTCGCGAGACTCGCGATATCTCCGCCCATCTACGCGAGCGGCTGCTCAGTCGAATGAAAGAAGCAGGAGAAGAACCCGCCCAGATTGTGCCGGCGCCGCTATATCCATGA
- a CDS encoding four helix bundle protein, with protein MSDFRNLIVWQKAHALALDVYRATGAFPQSELYGLTSQMRRCCVSIGSNIAEGCGRVGELEKNRFLRIASGSESELEYQLILATDLGYLNAKTAQDLTNKAREVGRTLASLIEKVRGAHA; from the coding sequence ATGAGTGATTTTCGCAATCTGATTGTTTGGCAGAAGGCCCACGCCTTGGCGCTTGATGTGTATCGAGCCACCGGTGCATTTCCGCAATCGGAGCTCTATGGATTGACGTCGCAGATGCGGCGATGCTGCGTTTCCATTGGATCCAACATCGCCGAGGGCTGCGGACGTGTCGGCGAACTTGAGAAGAACCGTTTCCTGCGTATTGCCTCGGGTTCCGAAAGTGAACTCGAATATCAACTCATTCTCGCCACCGATCTCGGTTACCTCAACGCGAAAACCGCGCAGGATCTGACGAATAAGGCGAGAGAGGTAGGTCGAACGCTAGCTTCCTTGATCGAGAAAGTTCGGGGTGCCCATGCCTAA
- a CDS encoding penicillin-binding transpeptidase domain-containing protein — protein sequence MSLQSSRSSLTIGKANRTKQKGGGKAVLTASGAGVNQLRVRGMMKKSQVCRYLPALIAFFVFVGTSFAAKISTPGTSSTKKTSRKVSESSRASAKMSRLRHSRRTVRTRRVSKTRRHRRHRYVEHFTAKSFVTTDQTVGDITAGEDPVVRQAAIDALGNMNGTVVAIDPTSGRILAMVNQKLALSEGATPCSTIKLAVGLAALSEGIITRTTPVKISPHHYLTLTQALAKSNNAYFAALGRSLGFERMHRYATEFGLGELAGYNIEGEHLGVYPDEELDAKLGGIGRMCSFGDSISMTPLQLGALVSAMANGGTLYYLQHPTTPEEVLNFQPKVKRSLEIAKYLPEMSEGMAGAVQYGTARPLRINFSEEEILGKTGTCSNSGTRYGWFASYANTDYGHIVTVVFLEGGRPTYGPKAAEIAGRMYRGLYDHSFFVAKNPEEKTTESTAVGVSQ from the coding sequence ATGAGCTTGCAATCGAGCAGGAGCTCACTTACTATCGGCAAAGCCAATAGAACCAAGCAGAAAGGCGGTGGAAAAGCCGTCCTGACTGCTTCCGGCGCCGGAGTGAACCAGCTCCGGGTTCGAGGGATGATGAAGAAGAGCCAGGTCTGCCGCTATCTTCCTGCACTGATTGCTTTTTTCGTCTTCGTAGGCACGTCGTTCGCCGCCAAGATTTCGACTCCGGGAACCTCCAGCACCAAGAAGACCAGCCGTAAAGTGAGCGAGTCGAGCCGCGCGTCGGCCAAGATGAGCCGCTTGCGCCATAGCCGGCGAACGGTGCGAACCCGACGCGTATCAAAAACGCGCAGGCATCGCCGCCATCGCTACGTCGAGCACTTTACGGCGAAGTCGTTTGTCACGACCGACCAGACGGTTGGCGATATCACCGCCGGTGAAGATCCCGTCGTTCGCCAGGCAGCGATCGACGCCCTTGGCAATATGAACGGTACGGTGGTCGCGATCGATCCGACCAGCGGACGCATTCTGGCGATGGTCAACCAGAAGCTGGCGCTCTCGGAAGGTGCTACGCCATGCTCGACCATCAAGCTGGCCGTCGGACTTGCCGCGCTGAGCGAAGGCATCATCACGCGCACCACGCCGGTGAAGATCTCGCCGCATCATTATCTGACGCTCACCCAGGCGTTGGCGAAATCGAACAACGCATATTTCGCCGCGTTAGGGCGGAGCCTCGGTTTCGAGCGCATGCACCGATACGCCACGGAATTCGGGCTTGGCGAGCTTGCCGGCTACAACATCGAAGGCGAGCACCTCGGCGTTTATCCCGATGAGGAACTCGATGCCAAATTGGGAGGCATCGGGCGGATGTGCTCCTTCGGCGACAGCATCTCGATGACGCCGCTGCAGCTTGGCGCGCTCGTTTCAGCGATGGCCAATGGCGGCACCCTCTATTACCTGCAGCACCCCACAACGCCCGAAGAAGTTCTGAACTTCCAGCCCAAAGTGAAACGTAGCCTGGAGATCGCGAAGTATCTTCCCGAGATGAGCGAAGGGATGGCCGGCGCGGTCCAATATGGAACTGCCCGTCCGCTGCGCATCAACTTCTCAGAGGAAGAGATTTTGGGTAAGACCGGCACTTGTTCCAATTCGGGAACGCGCTACGGCTGGTTCGCCTCTTACGCGAATACCGACTACGGGCACATCGTGACTGTGGTCTTCCTCGAAGGCGGCCGTCCGACCTATGGCCCGAAAGCAGCCGAAATCGCCGGACGCATGTACCGCGGCCTCTACGATCACAGCTTCTTCGTGGCCAAGAATCCGGAAGAGAAGACGACCGAGTCGACCGCAGTCGGCGTCTCGCAGTAA
- a CDS encoding Gfo/Idh/MocA family oxidoreductase — MDMDRRDFLKTAGKAATVGAATLALGGRVLGANDRVRHAIVGLRGRGNDHLRGFSKVPNVEIAAFCDIDDSVLAHRLDEVQKMGLPKPKTYTDVRKLLEDKDIDTISIATPNHWHSLIGIWACQAGKDVYVEKPCSHNTFEGKQLVKAVKKYNRICQHGSQSRSNPGMMEAIKHSQDGTIGDVYLARALCYKWRNTIGHASPEPVPPGVNYDLWTGPAPMKPFTKNRFHYNWHWIWDTGNGEIGNQAIHEIDIARWGLGVKFPVLVSATGGHFMFDDDQETPNILNATYYFEGPNGKRKMMEVEVRHWITNHEAEIGTGAYGSSAVPAAGLAPARPARASAGAQALGPQDAKTNTIGNIFYGSNGYLGIDGYDAYKTWLTNKAEPGPSGKASGNHWANFIDCVRSRKAEDLHCPIEEGHISTTLVHLANASYRLGRTLKFDPETEQVVNDDEANTMLRGTYREPYVVREEV, encoded by the coding sequence ATGGATATGGATCGTCGTGATTTCTTGAAGACCGCGGGCAAGGCCGCTACGGTAGGCGCTGCCACGTTGGCGCTAGGTGGCCGAGTTCTGGGCGCGAACGATCGGGTCCGGCATGCAATTGTCGGCCTTCGCGGACGCGGTAATGATCATTTGCGCGGATTTTCCAAGGTGCCAAACGTCGAGATCGCTGCCTTCTGCGATATCGACGATTCCGTCCTCGCGCACCGGCTCGATGAAGTGCAGAAGATGGGTCTGCCGAAGCCGAAGACGTATACCGACGTCCGCAAGCTGCTCGAGGACAAAGATATCGACACCATCTCCATTGCCACGCCCAATCACTGGCATTCGCTGATTGGGATCTGGGCGTGCCAGGCCGGCAAAGACGTCTATGTCGAGAAGCCGTGTTCGCACAACACCTTCGAAGGCAAGCAACTGGTAAAGGCGGTGAAGAAGTACAACCGCATCTGCCAGCACGGCAGCCAGTCGCGTTCCAATCCGGGAATGATGGAAGCTATCAAGCACAGCCAGGACGGCACCATCGGCGACGTCTATCTCGCGCGCGCTCTCTGCTACAAGTGGCGCAACACCATCGGGCACGCCTCTCCCGAACCAGTTCCGCCCGGAGTGAACTATGACCTCTGGACCGGGCCAGCGCCGATGAAGCCATTCACGAAGAATCGTTTCCACTACAACTGGCACTGGATCTGGGACACCGGCAACGGCGAAATCGGAAACCAGGCCATCCATGAAATCGACATTGCGCGGTGGGGACTCGGCGTGAAGTTTCCCGTTCTGGTCTCCGCCACCGGTGGGCACTTCATGTTCGATGACGATCAGGAAACACCCAACATCCTCAACGCGACGTATTACTTCGAAGGGCCGAACGGCAAGCGCAAGATGATGGAGGTCGAGGTTCGCCACTGGATCACCAATCACGAGGCTGAGATCGGCACGGGGGCTTACGGAAGTTCCGCCGTTCCCGCAGCAGGACTCGCGCCGGCGCGCCCGGCACGTGCATCAGCCGGAGCTCAGGCGCTTGGTCCGCAGGACGCGAAGACGAACACGATTGGGAACATCTTCTATGGCTCAAATGGCTATCTCGGCATTGACGGCTACGACGCGTACAAGACGTGGCTGACCAACAAAGCTGAGCCAGGTCCGTCCGGCAAAGCATCAGGCAATCACTGGGCCAACTTCATCGATTGCGTGCGCAGCCGTAAAGCGGAAGACCTGCATTGTCCGATTGAGGAAGGTCACATCTCAACGACGCTCGTGCATCTCGCGAACGCCTCATACCGTTTAGGTCGCACGTTGAAGTTCGATCCCGAAACGGAACAGGTGGTCAATGACGACGAAGCGAACACGATGTTGCGCGGAACGTACCGTGAGCCTTATGTAGTGCGGGAAGAGGTGTGA
- a CDS encoding TIM barrel protein produces MSITRRTLIASSAAGIAAMRVPLAAQDRQSSTPVRKGRIHQSVSRWCYAKIPLDQLCEYAAKIGLRGVDLLQPEEYDVPRRYGLICTMGYAGGGEIANGMNRTENHAGIEQGFRTNIPKAAKAGVPNVITFSGNRRGMSDEEGAKNTIAGLNRVKHIAEDHGVTICIELLNSKIDHPDYMCDHTAWGARVVQEVNSPNVKLLYDIYHMQIMEGDLIRTIRQNIQWLGHFHTGGVPGRHELDHTQEVQWDAVMRAIADSGFRGYVAHEFVPTGDPLASLEAATTLCDV; encoded by the coding sequence ATGAGCATCACTCGACGCACATTGATTGCAAGCTCGGCTGCGGGAATCGCAGCGATGCGCGTGCCGCTTGCTGCGCAAGATCGGCAGTCCTCTACGCCTGTGCGCAAGGGACGCATTCACCAGTCAGTCAGCCGTTGGTGCTACGCGAAGATTCCGCTCGACCAACTCTGCGAATACGCTGCGAAGATCGGACTGCGCGGCGTCGATCTGCTTCAGCCCGAAGAATACGATGTGCCGCGTCGGTACGGACTCATCTGCACCATGGGCTACGCCGGAGGCGGCGAGATCGCCAATGGGATGAACCGCACCGAGAACCACGCCGGGATCGAACAGGGCTTTCGCACCAATATTCCTAAAGCTGCGAAGGCAGGCGTTCCCAACGTGATTACGTTTTCGGGAAATCGACGCGGCATGTCGGATGAAGAAGGCGCGAAGAACACCATCGCTGGGCTCAATCGCGTAAAGCACATCGCCGAAGATCACGGCGTGACGATCTGTATCGAACTGCTCAACAGCAAGATCGATCATCCTGACTACATGTGCGATCACACTGCGTGGGGCGCGCGCGTAGTCCAGGAAGTGAACTCTCCCAATGTGAAACTCCTTTACGACATCTACCACATGCAGATCATGGAAGGTGATCTGATCCGCACTATCCGCCAGAACATTCAATGGCTCGGCCACTTCCACACCGGCGGTGTGCCCGGACGTCATGAGCTAGACCACACACAGGAAGTTCAGTGGGACGCGGTGATGCGCGCGATTGCCGACAGCGGTTTCCGCGGATACGTTGCGCATGAGTTTGTACCCACGGGCGATCCGCTCGCATCATTGGAGGCGGCCACCACGCTCTGCGACGTGTAG
- a CDS encoding AAA family ATPase, with the protein MRNWVRERMRRRGKRVKNESESTGKVGQEKPTIAAGQPAPLQPSYYTHEESRREPEAPRAAEQTRQATTERMQVVTQPESPSMPPADPDAILRQPATPQPSQSTAPEKRAPRGVVVLAIGLPGSGKTTWFKRRGVTPLSSDLLRTILFDDITEQRYQGLVFSTLRSLLRARLIAKMPWNYVDATNLSPHERRQWIKMARSFGYEVQALFFDVPLEVCLERNRRRERTVQEDVMRRMAEKLRAPSFKEGFSKIVVVRVKKSEDETESASRLQ; encoded by the coding sequence ATGCGCAATTGGGTGCGCGAACGAATGCGCCGCAGAGGCAAACGAGTCAAAAACGAGTCCGAATCCACGGGCAAAGTCGGGCAAGAAAAGCCGACGATCGCGGCGGGCCAACCGGCTCCGCTGCAACCTTCTTATTACACGCATGAAGAGTCTCGCCGTGAGCCTGAAGCGCCTCGCGCAGCCGAGCAGACGCGTCAGGCAACGACGGAGCGGATGCAGGTAGTCACGCAACCTGAATCTCCATCGATGCCGCCGGCAGATCCAGATGCGATCCTGCGCCAGCCCGCCACTCCGCAGCCAAGCCAAAGCACAGCACCGGAGAAGCGTGCTCCGCGAGGTGTGGTCGTGCTGGCGATCGGCCTGCCCGGATCGGGAAAGACCACATGGTTCAAGCGCCGTGGCGTAACTCCGCTTTCGAGCGACCTGCTGCGGACTATCCTCTTCGACGACATTACCGAACAGCGCTATCAAGGCCTGGTCTTCTCAACCTTGCGTTCCCTGCTAAGGGCGCGTCTGATCGCAAAGATGCCCTGGAATTATGTGGACGCGACGAACCTATCGCCCCATGAACGCCGCCAGTGGATCAAGATGGCGCGCAGCTTCGGATACGAAGTGCAAGCCCTGTTCTTCGACGTGCCGCTTGAAGTCTGCCTCGAACGCAATCGCCGCCGCGAACGCACGGTGCAGGAAGACGTAATGCGCCGCATGGCGGAAAAGCTGCGTGCGCCATCATTCAAAGAGGGATTCTCGAAAATTGTCGTGGTGCGAGTGAAGAAGTCCGAAGACGAGACTGAATCGGCTTCGCGATTGCAGTAA